A region from the Sandaracinus amylolyticus genome encodes:
- the leuB gene encoding 3-isopropylmalate dehydrogenase gives MTSARIVVLGGDGIGPEVTEAALHVLGVAAKRGGKSFETRDELLGGIAIDATGEAMPERTREACVAADAVLLGAVGGPKWDDPRAKTRPEAGLLGLRKAMGVFANLRPVRLHAALADASPLRRDRIEGADMVFVRELTGGLYFGTPKGRAVENGVERAFDTLVYDQNEIERVVELAFRLAAPRKKKVTSVDKANVLESSRLWREIAVKVGARHGGISLEHQLVDSCAMKLLTHAKDFDVIVTENMFGDILTDEAAALAGSLGLLPSASLGEGPRGLYEPIHGSAPDIAGKGLANPVGAILSAAMLARHSLGWTDEAAAIERGVDVAIAKGARTRDLGGTLGTREMTNAVVDAMSQAAGQGGGA, from the coding sequence ATGACGAGCGCGCGGATCGTGGTGTTGGGCGGAGACGGCATCGGGCCCGAGGTGACCGAGGCCGCGCTGCACGTGCTCGGTGTCGCGGCGAAGCGCGGCGGCAAGTCGTTCGAGACGCGCGACGAGCTGCTCGGCGGCATCGCGATCGACGCGACCGGGGAGGCGATGCCCGAGCGCACGCGCGAGGCGTGCGTGGCCGCGGACGCGGTGCTGCTCGGCGCGGTCGGCGGTCCGAAGTGGGACGATCCGCGCGCGAAGACGCGCCCCGAGGCGGGCCTGCTCGGGCTGCGCAAGGCGATGGGCGTGTTCGCGAACCTGCGCCCGGTGCGCCTCCACGCCGCGCTCGCGGACGCGTCGCCGCTGCGCCGCGATCGCATCGAGGGCGCGGACATGGTCTTCGTGCGCGAGCTGACCGGTGGTCTCTACTTCGGCACGCCGAAGGGCCGTGCGGTCGAGAACGGCGTCGAGCGTGCATTCGACACGCTCGTGTACGACCAGAACGAGATCGAGCGCGTGGTCGAGCTCGCGTTCCGCCTCGCGGCGCCGCGCAAGAAGAAGGTCACGAGCGTCGACAAGGCGAACGTGCTCGAGAGCTCGCGGCTGTGGCGCGAGATCGCGGTGAAGGTCGGGGCGCGTCACGGTGGCATCTCGCTCGAGCACCAGCTGGTGGACTCCTGCGCGATGAAGCTGCTGACGCACGCCAAGGACTTCGACGTGATCGTCACCGAGAACATGTTCGGGGACATCCTCACCGACGAAGCGGCGGCGCTCGCGGGATCGCTCGGGCTGCTCCCGAGCGCGTCGCTCGGGGAGGGCCCGCGCGGGCTCTACGAGCCGATCCACGGCTCGGCGCCCGACATCGCAGGGAAGGGCCTCGCGAACCCGGTCGGCGCGATCCTGAGCGCCGCGATGCTCGCGCGTCACTCGCTCGGCTGGACCGACGAAGCGGCCGCGATCGAGCGCGGTGTGGACGTCGCGATCGCAAAGGGCGCGCGCACGCGCGATCTCGGTGGCACGCTCGGGACCCGCGAGATGACCAACGCGGTCGTGGATGCGATGTCGCAGGCGGCAGGGCAGGGAGGCGGAGCGTGA